Proteins found in one Methylobacterium sp. CB376 genomic segment:
- a CDS encoding alpha/beta fold hydrolase produces MIDLVLLPGLLNDADLWRDQVEALSDIARIRVGDITRGDTIEAVADQVLAEAPQAFALAGFSLGGIVAQEILRRAAARVTRLALLDTTIAPDGPERAASRRALDRAARVPGRFHGFGDRLLATYLHPSHRGDAEIVGRIRAMTERLGPEIFRRQNGLERRDGSALLRGWRKPLLILCGEADAVTPLADHRAMAALAPGARLVVVPESGHLTPIEQPGAVSRALRDWLAEAGAPLPGPPAIA; encoded by the coding sequence ATGATCGACCTCGTGCTCCTGCCGGGCCTGCTCAACGACGCCGACCTCTGGCGCGACCAGGTCGAGGCCCTCTCCGACATCGCCCGCATCCGGGTCGGCGACATCACCCGCGGGGACACGATCGAGGCCGTGGCCGATCAGGTGCTGGCCGAGGCGCCGCAAGCCTTCGCGCTCGCGGGCTTCTCCCTGGGCGGCATCGTGGCGCAGGAGATCCTGCGGCGCGCCGCCGCGCGGGTGACGCGGCTCGCCCTGCTCGACACGACGATCGCGCCCGACGGGCCCGAGCGGGCCGCGAGCCGCCGGGCGCTCGACCGGGCCGCGCGGGTGCCCGGCCGCTTCCACGGCTTCGGCGACCGGCTGCTCGCCACCTACCTGCACCCCTCGCATCGCGGCGACGCGGAGATCGTCGGGCGGATCCGGGCCATGACGGAGCGCCTCGGCCCCGAGATCTTCCGGCGCCAGAACGGCCTCGAGCGCCGGGACGGGTCCGCGCTGCTGCGCGGCTGGCGCAAGCCCCTCCTGATCCTCTGCGGCGAGGCCGACGCCGTGACCCCGCTCGCCGACCACCGCGCCATGGCGGCCCTGGCGCCGGGAGCGCGGCTCGTGGTCGTGCCGGAGAGCGGCCACCTGACGCCGATCGAGCAGCCCGGGGCGGTCTCGCGGGCCCTGCGCGACTGGCTCGCCGAGGCGGGGGCGCCCCTTCCCGGCCCGCCCGCCATCGCGTAA
- a CDS encoding amino acid ABC transporter ATP-binding protein yields the protein MTQSDPTAPQPHALGEVVITMRGVDKWYGAVQVLRGIDLTVRRAERIVICGPSGSGKSTLIRCLNQLEAHQAGEITVDGVRLGPNLPGLDVVRREIGMVFQRFNLFPHLTALENCTLAPMKVRGLGRAEAEALARTYLARVHIPDQADKYPIHLSGGQQQRVAIARSLCMNPKIMLFDEPTSALDPEMVNEVLDVMVELAESGMTMLVVTHEMGFARRVADRVVFMDQGEIVEQAPPEAFFLRPQNPRTQRFLSQILHPAGGTAAPA from the coding sequence ATGACGCAGAGCGATCCGACCGCCCCCCAGCCGCACGCCCTCGGCGAGGTCGTCATCACGATGCGCGGCGTCGACAAATGGTACGGCGCCGTGCAGGTGCTGCGCGGCATCGACCTGACGGTGCGCCGGGCCGAGCGGATCGTGATCTGCGGCCCCTCGGGCTCGGGCAAATCGACCCTGATCCGCTGCCTCAACCAGCTCGAAGCGCATCAGGCGGGCGAGATCACCGTGGACGGGGTGCGGCTCGGCCCGAACCTGCCGGGCCTCGACGTCGTGCGCCGCGAGATCGGCATGGTCTTCCAGCGCTTCAACCTGTTTCCCCACCTCACGGCCCTGGAGAATTGCACGCTCGCGCCCATGAAGGTGCGGGGCCTGGGGCGCGCCGAGGCCGAGGCCCTCGCCCGCACCTACCTGGCGCGGGTCCACATCCCCGATCAGGCGGACAAGTACCCGATCCATCTCTCGGGCGGGCAGCAGCAGCGGGTGGCGATCGCGCGCTCGCTCTGCATGAACCCGAAGATCATGCTGTTCGACGAGCCGACCTCCGCCCTCGACCCCGAGATGGTCAACGAGGTGCTGGACGTGATGGTCGAGCTCGCGGAGAGCGGCATGACCATGCTGGTGGTGACGCACGAGATGGGCTTCGCCCGCCGGGTCGCCGACCGGGTCGTGTTCATGGACCAGGGCGAGATCGTCGAGCAGGCCCCGCCGGAGGCGTTCTTCCTGCGCCCGCAGAACCCGCGCACGCAGCGCTTCCTGAGCCAGATCCTGCACCCGGCCGGGGGGACGGCGGCGCCCGCCTAA
- a CDS encoding DUF2270 domain-containing protein: MAGWRDRIDRTTNWAITVIAAMLSVSLSTPTAHHGVLLFAMLLVLLLLGIEARRYRFFDVFRRRVRRLERHFYAEVFASRPDPPDDWAEALSMDLRHPVFHLTMTEAFRRRLRRNYGWMFLILLLAWLLKISSARLQESGRGELIGSAGEIVANAGIGPLPGWLVLCAVTAFYGGLLAVILRAGGREEGDGSVHV, translated from the coding sequence ATGGCTGGCTGGCGCGATCGGATCGACCGCACGACGAACTGGGCCATCACGGTGATCGCTGCCATGCTGTCGGTCTCCCTCTCGACACCCACGGCCCACCACGGCGTGCTCCTCTTCGCCATGCTGCTCGTGCTGCTCCTGCTCGGCATCGAAGCGCGTCGCTACCGCTTCTTCGACGTGTTTCGTCGGCGCGTGCGCCGGCTCGAACGCCACTTCTACGCCGAGGTCTTCGCATCCCGGCCTGATCCGCCGGACGACTGGGCCGAAGCGCTCAGCATGGACCTGCGCCATCCCGTCTTCCACCTCACGATGACCGAGGCCTTCAGGCGACGCCTCCGGCGCAATTACGGCTGGATGTTCCTCATCCTGCTCCTGGCCTGGCTGCTGAAGATCTCCTCGGCGCGGCTCCAGGAATCCGGCCGTGGCGAACTGATCGGATCCGCAGGAGAGATTGTTGCGAATGCCGGCATCGGCCCGCTGCCGGGCTGGCTGGTGCTCTGCGCCGTCACGGCTTTCTATGGGGGATTGTTGGCCGTCATTCTGCGGGCCGGCGGGCGGGAAGAGGGGGACGGATCCGTTCACGTGTGA
- a CDS encoding 3-keto-5-aminohexanoate cleavage protein codes for MPVWIEAALNGPWTRARQPRMPLTVAECVADGVACARAGAAIIHVHAYDPATGRQNDDPEVYAAIIEGIRAVEDVIVYPTLPFIQSAEAFRPGALEARFAAVEALGRRGLLEWGVVDPGSTHLATAEEAARGEPGSVYLNPGEHVLRGLALAARFGAVPSYAIYEPGFLRLGAILARAVPGCPPPVYRFMFSDRFTFGFPPAEYALDAYLRLLASAAPGSPWMVAGLGVDVRPLAAEAVARGGHVRVGLEDAPFGTETGNPALVEEMAGLVARAGGRPATAAEVRGARAGR; via the coding sequence ATGCCGGTCTGGATCGAGGCCGCCCTGAACGGGCCCTGGACGCGGGCCCGCCAGCCGCGGATGCCGCTCACCGTGGCGGAATGCGTGGCGGACGGCGTCGCCTGCGCGCGGGCGGGCGCCGCCATCATCCACGTCCACGCCTACGACCCGGCGACGGGGCGGCAGAACGACGATCCGGAGGTCTACGCCGCCATCATCGAGGGCATCCGCGCGGTCGAGGACGTGATCGTCTACCCGACCCTGCCCTTCATCCAGTCGGCGGAGGCCTTCCGCCCCGGGGCGCTGGAGGCGCGCTTCGCGGCCGTCGAGGCGCTCGGCCGGCGCGGGCTGCTCGAATGGGGCGTGGTCGATCCGGGCTCGACCCACCTCGCCACGGCCGAGGAGGCGGCGCGCGGGGAGCCGGGCTCGGTCTATCTCAATCCGGGCGAGCACGTGCTGCGGGGCCTCGCGCTCGCGGCGCGGTTCGGCGCCGTCCCGAGCTACGCGATCTACGAGCCGGGCTTCCTGCGCCTCGGCGCGATCCTGGCGCGGGCGGTGCCGGGCTGCCCGCCGCCCGTCTACCGCTTCATGTTCTCGGACCGCTTCACCTTCGGCTTCCCGCCCGCGGAGTACGCCCTCGACGCCTACCTGCGCCTCCTCGCCTCCGCGGCGCCGGGCAGCCCCTGGATGGTGGCGGGCCTCGGGGTCGACGTCAGGCCGCTGGCGGCCGAGGCGGTGGCGCGGGGCGGCCACGTCCGGGTCGGGCTGGAGGACGCGCCCTTCGGCACCGAGACCGGCAATCCGGCCCTGGTCGAGGAGATGGCCGGGCTGGTGGCCCGGGCGGGCGGGCGGCCCGCGACGGCCGCGGAGGTCCGGGGCGCGCGCGCGGGCCGCTGA
- a CDS encoding ABC-F family ATP-binding cassette domain-containing protein, protein MIRLDKISKQNGRQLLFIEASAALQRGEKVGLVGPNGAGKTTLFRMMTGEEQPDEGQVSIDRGITIGYFSQDVGEMAGRSTVAEVMAGAGPVSAVAAELKELESALADPDRADELDALVARYGEVQARFEELDGYALEGRAQEVLAGLSFSQEMMDGDVGALSGGWKMRVALARILLMNPDVMLLDEPSNHLDLESLIWLEAFLKAYEGALMLTSHDRAFMNRVVGKIVEIDGGALTTYTGDYEFYEQQRAQNEAQQQAQFERQQAMLAKEIKFIERFKARASHAAQVQSRVKKLDKIERVEPPRRRQSVVFEFAPAPRSGDDVASLRNVHKRYGRRTLYEGFDFAVRRRERWCVLGINGAGKSTLLKLVTGTTAPDDGTVALGAGVKLGYFAQHAMDLLDGEQTIFRFLEDSFPQAGQGSLRALAGCFGFSGDDVEKRCRVLSGGEKARLVMARMLFDPPNFLVLDEPTNHLDIATKEMLIAALSVYEGTMLFVSHDRHFLAALSNRVLELTPEGVQQYPGGYTEYVAKTGQEAPGLRH, encoded by the coding sequence ATGATTCGCCTCGACAAGATCAGCAAGCAGAACGGCCGCCAGCTCCTCTTCATCGAGGCCTCGGCCGCGCTCCAGCGCGGCGAGAAGGTCGGCCTCGTCGGGCCGAACGGGGCCGGCAAGACGACCCTGTTCCGGATGATGACCGGCGAGGAGCAGCCCGACGAGGGTCAAGTCTCGATCGATCGGGGCATCACCATCGGGTATTTCAGCCAGGACGTGGGCGAGATGGCCGGCCGCAGCACCGTCGCCGAGGTGATGGCCGGCGCCGGACCGGTGAGCGCGGTCGCGGCCGAGCTCAAGGAGCTGGAATCGGCCCTCGCCGATCCCGACAGGGCGGACGAACTCGACGCGCTCGTGGCCCGCTACGGCGAGGTGCAGGCGCGGTTCGAGGAGCTCGACGGCTACGCGCTGGAGGGCCGGGCGCAGGAGGTGCTGGCGGGCCTGAGCTTCAGCCAGGAGATGATGGACGGGGATGTCGGCGCCCTCTCGGGCGGCTGGAAGATGCGCGTCGCGCTCGCCCGCATCCTGCTGATGAACCCCGACGTGATGCTGCTCGACGAGCCGAGCAACCACCTCGACCTGGAGAGCCTGATCTGGCTCGAAGCCTTCCTGAAGGCCTACGAGGGCGCCCTGATGCTGACCTCGCACGACCGCGCCTTCATGAACCGGGTCGTCGGCAAGATCGTCGAGATCGACGGCGGCGCGCTCACCACCTACACGGGCGATTACGAGTTTTACGAGCAGCAGCGGGCGCAGAACGAGGCCCAGCAGCAGGCGCAGTTCGAGCGCCAGCAGGCGATGCTCGCCAAGGAGATCAAGTTCATCGAGCGCTTCAAGGCGCGCGCCTCGCACGCCGCCCAGGTGCAGAGCCGGGTCAAGAAGCTCGACAAGATCGAGCGGGTGGAGCCGCCGCGGCGGCGCCAGAGCGTGGTGTTCGAGTTCGCCCCCGCCCCCCGCTCCGGCGACGACGTCGCCAGCCTGAGGAACGTGCACAAGCGCTACGGGCGGCGCACCCTCTACGAGGGGTTCGACTTCGCCGTGCGGCGCAGGGAGCGCTGGTGCGTGCTCGGGATCAACGGGGCCGGCAAGTCGACGCTGCTCAAGCTCGTCACCGGGACGACGGCGCCCGACGACGGCACGGTGGCGCTCGGGGCCGGGGTGAAGCTCGGCTACTTCGCCCAGCACGCCATGGACCTGCTCGACGGCGAGCAGACCATCTTCCGGTTCCTGGAAGATTCCTTCCCCCAGGCCGGCCAGGGCTCGCTGCGGGCGCTGGCCGGCTGCTTCGGCTTCTCGGGCGACGACGTGGAGAAGCGCTGCCGGGTGCTGTCGGGCGGCGAGAAGGCCCGGCTGGTGATGGCCCGGATGCTGTTCGACCCGCCGAACTTCCTGGTCCTCGACGAGCCGACCAACCACCTCGACATCGCCACCAAGGAGATGCTGATCGCGGCCCTGTCCGTCTACGAGGGCACGATGCTGTTCGTCTCGCACGACCGGCACTTCCTGGCCGCCCTGTCGAACCGGGTGCTGGAACTGACGCCCGAGGGGGTGCAGCAATATCCGGGCGGCTACACCGAGTACGTGGCGAAGACCGGCCAGGAGGCGCCGGGCCTGCGGCACTAG